From Pirellulales bacterium, one genomic window encodes:
- a CDS encoding 2-oxoglutarate dehydrogenase E1 component, whose protein sequence is MTIELETQVGSLSLEFVEGLLSDYLRDPDSIPPDWRAYFDNIIRNQSRASVAAASADGDKSIATGQRNGNEGNGNVGELALKQIGPSFRPSSMFSRPGNVRAASHTSVSSIQSADSTSPASPPQTPHLPARSSSTPSQVTPQSGDQLGMAVLQDRVDQLIRAYRVRGHLVARLDPLGFPRPELPELDPEFYGFTSSDMDREFSTATIEGPQSMTLGRIIQRLKNTYCRSIGVQFMHMDDLPVRQWLQERMEGSENHCTLSRKEQLRILHGLTSATVFEEFIQRRFLGAKSFSLEGAETLIPLLDLTVERAGEHKVEEIVLAMAHRGRLNVLANVIGKSAQQIFREFADIDPELHIGRGDVKYHLGHSADIKTATGHRLHLSLCFNPSHLEFVNPVAMGRVRAKQDRVEDHDRRRGMLLLIHGDAAFAGEGIIQETLNLSQLEAYKIGGAMHVVLNNQIGFTTSPAEARSTTYATDVAKMLQIPIFHVNGEDPEAVAQVVRLAMDFRREFQRDVVIDMYCYRRRGHNEADEPQFTQPLLYQAIERRKNVREGYLDHLLKLGGIDREAADHIAAELRNQLEEELSAAKSEDFVPRPDLASFWAFYIGGREREAAEVETDMKREQLADLLGMLSHVPRGFNPHPKILRWLESRREMIDGRRPIDWSAAESLAIGSLAVQKLRVRISGQDTERGTFSHRHAVLHDIATGQHYMPLANLTFDQASVEIYNSPLSEAGVLGFEYGYSLDCPDGLVMWEAQFGDFVNAAQVIIDQFIVSAEDKWRRLSGIVLLLPHGFEGMGPEHSSARLERFLSLAAKDNIQVCNLTTPAQLFHCLRRQVLRVWRKPLVLMTPKSLLRHPQCISTLDELAQGKFLRVLPDVPPPERTVVERVLLCSGKIYYELEQKRRQSNKTNVAILRMEQLYPLPKEPLKAALANYRDGTPVFWIQEEPENMGAWRYLKVHLGERLFDRFPFSGIYRQSAASPATGSASSHKLEQEELLARALGE, encoded by the coding sequence CCCGACAGCATTCCTCCGGACTGGCGCGCTTACTTTGATAATATAATCCGGAATCAAAGCCGCGCTTCTGTCGCAGCGGCTTCTGCCGATGGTGATAAATCCATCGCGACTGGCCAGCGCAATGGTAATGAAGGCAATGGCAACGTTGGGGAGTTGGCACTGAAACAAATCGGTCCATCATTCCGTCCATCGAGTATGTTTTCGCGGCCGGGAAATGTCCGAGCTGCATCGCATACCTCGGTGTCATCAATTCAGTCAGCAGACAGCACTTCGCCAGCATCGCCACCCCAAACACCGCATTTGCCGGCGAGGTCGTCTTCGACGCCATCGCAAGTAACTCCTCAGTCCGGCGATCAGTTGGGTATGGCGGTGTTGCAGGATCGAGTCGACCAATTGATTCGCGCTTATCGAGTGCGCGGCCATTTGGTGGCGCGGCTCGATCCGCTGGGATTCCCTCGGCCCGAGTTGCCTGAATTAGACCCAGAGTTTTATGGCTTTACCTCGTCGGACATGGATCGCGAATTTTCCACCGCCACGATTGAAGGTCCACAATCGATGACGTTAGGCCGCATCATTCAGCGACTTAAAAATACCTATTGTCGAAGTATTGGTGTGCAATTCATGCACATGGACGATTTGCCGGTTCGGCAGTGGCTGCAGGAACGGATGGAAGGGTCAGAAAACCACTGTACACTCAGTCGCAAAGAACAGCTACGCATTTTGCACGGGCTCACCAGCGCCACGGTGTTCGAGGAATTTATTCAACGACGTTTCTTGGGCGCTAAAAGCTTCTCGCTGGAAGGCGCCGAAACTCTCATCCCGCTGTTGGATTTAACCGTTGAACGTGCCGGCGAGCACAAAGTGGAAGAAATCGTACTGGCCATGGCGCATCGCGGCCGGCTGAATGTGCTGGCCAACGTGATCGGCAAAAGCGCACAGCAAATTTTCCGTGAATTCGCCGATATCGATCCTGAGCTTCACATCGGTCGAGGCGACGTGAAGTATCACTTGGGACATTCGGCCGATATAAAAACGGCTACAGGTCATCGTCTGCATTTGTCGCTGTGTTTTAATCCCAGTCATTTAGAGTTCGTCAACCCTGTGGCAATGGGTCGGGTAAGGGCAAAACAAGATCGCGTAGAAGATCACGACCGTCGGCGCGGCATGTTGCTGCTGATTCACGGCGACGCCGCATTTGCCGGCGAAGGAATCATCCAGGAAACACTGAATCTTAGCCAACTCGAAGCATACAAAATTGGTGGCGCGATGCACGTGGTGCTAAATAACCAAATCGGCTTCACCACCAGTCCAGCGGAAGCACGCAGCACCACCTACGCCACCGACGTGGCCAAAATGTTGCAAATTCCTATCTTCCACGTCAACGGAGAAGACCCAGAAGCTGTGGCGCAAGTCGTCCGGCTGGCAATGGATTTTCGCCGCGAGTTCCAGCGCGACGTAGTGATCGATATGTACTGTTACCGCCGTCGCGGACACAACGAAGCTGATGAACCGCAATTTACGCAACCGCTGTTGTATCAGGCCATCGAGCGCCGCAAAAATGTGCGCGAAGGTTATTTGGATCACTTGCTGAAGCTGGGTGGCATCGATCGGGAGGCTGCCGATCATATCGCCGCCGAGTTGCGAAACCAGCTTGAGGAAGAGCTTTCGGCCGCCAAAAGCGAGGATTTTGTGCCGCGACCCGATCTGGCCAGCTTTTGGGCGTTTTACATCGGCGGTCGCGAACGAGAGGCCGCGGAAGTCGAAACTGACATGAAGCGCGAACAACTGGCCGACCTGTTGGGCATGCTCTCGCATGTGCCACGGGGATTTAATCCGCATCCCAAAATTCTGCGTTGGCTGGAAAGCCGCCGCGAAATGATCGATGGCCGCCGTCCTATCGATTGGTCTGCCGCCGAATCCCTGGCCATCGGCAGCCTGGCGGTGCAAAAACTGCGCGTGCGAATTAGCGGACAAGATACAGAACGCGGCACCTTCAGCCATCGCCACGCCGTCTTGCACGATATCGCCACAGGGCAACATTACATGCCGCTGGCGAATTTGACGTTCGACCAAGCTTCCGTGGAAATTTACAATAGCCCGCTTTCCGAAGCCGGCGTGTTGGGATTTGAATATGGATACAGTCTGGATTGCCCCGATGGTCTGGTCATGTGGGAAGCACAATTCGGCGACTTTGTGAACGCAGCGCAGGTAATTATCGACCAATTCATCGTCAGCGCGGAAGATAAATGGAGGCGACTTAGCGGCATCGTGCTCCTCTTGCCGCACGGCTTCGAAGGCATGGGGCCGGAACACTCCAGCGCTCGGCTGGAACGGTTTTTGTCGCTTGCGGCTAAAGATAATATTCAAGTGTGTAACCTCACGACGCCAGCCCAATTGTTTCATTGTCTCAGGCGGCAAGTGTTGCGTGTATGGCGAAAACCGCTGGTGTTGATGACGCCGAAAAGCTTGCTGCGACATCCGCAGTGCATAAGCACCTTGGACGAACTAGCCCAAGGCAAATTTTTACGCGTGCTGCCCGACGTGCCGCCACCGGAGCGCACCGTCGTGGAGCGGGTCTTGCTTTGTTCTGGAAAAATCTACTACGAATTGGAGCAGAAGCGCCGCCAGTCAAACAAAACCAACGTCGCGATTCTTCGCATGGAGCAACTCTACCCGCTGCCCAAAGAACCGTTGAAGGCGGCACTCGCCAATTACCGCGACGGCACGCCAGTATTTTGGATTCAGGAAGAACCGGAAAACATGGGAGCTTGGCGCTATCTGAAAGTTCACCTCGGCGAGCGGCTGTTCGATCGCTTTCCATTTTCCGGCATCTATCGCCAAAGCGCCGCCAGCCCCGCCACCGGCAGCGCCAGCAGCCACAAGCTGGAACAGGAAGAGCTGCTGGCACGCGCGCTGGGCGAATAA